The Leopardus geoffroyi isolate Oge1 chromosome C3, O.geoffroyi_Oge1_pat1.0, whole genome shotgun sequence genomic interval AAAGCACTTTGGGCCAGAGAGCCTATTTAGGTTGTCCACATTAAAGAGTAAATGGTGTGAATATGATGTGGACCAAAGCTGTAGGAAATGTGACGGTCAGAGCTGTCCAGGAGGCAGTGGTGGCCTTGCGAGGTAGTCTCCACCCCTGGTAGTCAAGCTAACATTGGAAAATCTTGGATTGTTGGACGTCGCACAACCTGTCTGGCATCAGATGGGATAACCCTTAAGGTTTTTTTAAACACTCAACTCTACGGGTCTGTGCTGTGATCAGGAAGCAAGAGCGATGTCCCCAAAACCGAGGACACAATGGGGGCAGATATATCAGTTCTGGTCAAGGGCCAGCTTTTCAAGCCTTTAGGTTGGCAGACTCAGCACTCCGTCAGCTATTTACTAAGCAGCTTCTGTGGCCGAGGCACTGGCCTGAGTCCTGAGGGGTTAGCAGTGACCAAGAGTTTTAGATCGTGACTTCAAAGAGATCAGGGGCAAGGATCTGACCTCGGACAACTAACTGAGAACTTGATGAGTTTCACCAAGGACTCATCTGGGGAGGCTAGGACAAGGGGGTCTAGCAAATTTGAAGTCAGGAggtcaggaaaagctttcaaGGAGAAACGATCTCAAGGGTAGCAGGATCTGCTGAGAGAATGAGGTGGGGTGTCCCGAAAGTTCAATTTCAGGAGCATCAAACCTCAGGGATTGGAGGTTTTTTTTGAAAACGTAAATCAGGCCCCAGTCTGAGTATGAAAACGTCCTTATGTAAtcttcccattaaaaaaagaaatcagaacaaaccaaaacaaagtcaCATGCATAATGTGCAGAGTTTAAAGGGTGAGTCTATCCGTTGGGGTCTCCGAGAAGCAGGTGCTGGCGTTGGGGGTGAACGAAGTTTCACGTGGGTGGAGGGAAAAGCccataaaagataaaaaggaaggaagcagggtcaGGCAGGGAGAGGCCACCAGCACACCGTGCAAAGCGGACGGTCCCTGCTCTGCAGCAAAGGTCCCTCACCCTCTCTGCGCAGTCACAGCTGGGCCTCCCCAGGAAGAGCAGGGGCCCGGGGGGCTGTGCTGGAGGCTGTCCGTCAGCTGCACCCCTGCAGAGGAAGACGAGTTCTCTCTTGACGGGGATCCAGGATCACCTTCGTGGCCGCTGCAGTGAACACGGTGTGACCAGATTGGTTGGACCTGTCTTCATAAACAAGCATAAACAATATGTCACGCTTCTTGCGTAGAGGGacataattctctctctctctctctctctctctctctctctcgcacaccGCCATCCTCCCTAAGCTCTCTCAGTCCGATGTGCAGAAGGGACTTCTCAGAAGATGATTTTCAAGCGCTCTGAAAATCTGATTTTCATTCTGCCTCGTGGGAACTCAACTCCATATCTGTCGCTCACTGCCCCTTCACTGTTGCTGTggttcaaagattttatttttcagtaatgtcTAcccccccacgtggggctcgaactcacaaccccaagatcaagagtcgcacgctccaccgactgagccagccgggtgcccccgGCCCCTTCATTTTTGTCCAGTAGGGTGGTCTTCCCCTGCCTCGGATGAGAACTCTGGTCTTGGCTTCTGGTCTGAGTTCAGAAATGAGAACTTCCTGTCCCGTGTAATACACAAAATTCCAATCTTAACTTCAAGttggtctccccctcccctggcttgGGTCTGTCTCAGGTTGGGAGCCTACGCCGGGGAACGGGAAAGAGTGTCTCTGCTCGatgaaagtttagaaaaaaaaaaattttttttaataaaaataaaaaataaaaagagtgtcTCTGCTCGCTCCCAGCTTACCAGGCACTTCTGCCCggagctccctgcccccagctcctgccCCACCTCTCCAGCAGGGTGAGCGCCTGAAGGAGAGGTGACGACGTCCCGGCTAAGTGGCTTTGCTGTCTGTGGGTCTGGCAGATGGTTAAGATGGTCTCTTCCTCTGAGGAGCAGTTTTGTGGCTTCTGGAGAGTTTCTGCTGGTCCTATCCCTCCTACCCTTGACCCAGAGCAGATGCATCTCTACTCTGGGTGGTCCTTCGAATGTCCCTCCACAGCCCCTGGACATGTGACCAACGTTCTGTCCCCTCTTCCCGCCCCTCCGCTGTCCCCGCTGTGTGGCACCAGAGACGCAGGCGGCAGGCTGTCTCAATGCCGGCCCTCGGTGATCTGTCATATTCCTCCCTGACAGGTGCCAGGATCTACAGCACATCGCACTCCTGCCTGCCTCGAGGGGGTCAGATCTCAGCGCACAACGCTCCCAGGCCTTGGACCCTCCCCCACGGGACCCATGTCCAACCTCCCCAAGTCCTCACCTTGACCGCCCCTCCCTTGGCCCGCGTCCTTTAGGGGGAAGCGGCGGGAACTCAGAATAAAACAACAGCTGTGTCAAAGAACTCTCTTTCCAGCGACCCACCCTGAATCCCCACCCCCGGGTGAGGGGTCCCAGAGCAGGGACCCAGGCTGCCCTTCGATCCTGCTGTAAATCCCACCAGGGGAGAGGTCCCCCTCACTCTGCTTTGCTCTCCTGACACCTGGCTCATAGACACAGTGGTGGAACCGCGCAGAGAGGCTCCCGGCTAACACCTGGCATGCGACGGACACTTTGGGTTCCCTTCCCGCAGCCTCCGGCCCGGCTGATCTCGGCGTTGCTGTTGGACGGCGTCGTGACGGTcccctccgcaccccccccccatgcatgCACCTCTGCTTTTCCGCTTCTGGGCTTTCTCAGAAGCAGTGGAGGGCCACTCAGCCCAGGCGCGGAGGCGCAGGGGGGGCCGTGTACAGACCCCGGAGGCCACCCCAGCCAGTGAGGCACCGACTTGGTGGCTAAACgcccccctgcccttccctgcgaCCCTGCTGAGGCTTGTGCTCGGTGGTTCTTCAAGGGTTGAGCCCCACTTGCCCACAGCAGTGACCCACCCTTGACACAGCCGGTGTTCgctttcctcccctcccaggcccGTCTTCCTCATTCTCTCAGGTTGGCTTCCCAGGTCACCTCCCCATAAAGACTTCCTCCACCCAAGCCCTTGTCCAAGGCCCTGCTCTGGGAGGAACCCAGAGTACGATACTGTTGTCCGTGATAAAAATAGTTGCACCCGTGACATTTAGCTCCCCGGTGTCTCCCGCCGGGTTTTCTTAGGGACAAATAAGTTTCTCCTGCAGTAATAGCCCTGGGAAAGAGGGGCCAGGGAGAAGCCGGTCCTGCTCCGACGGAAGGGAGGGGCAGTAATAAAGGGTCCGACCTTTCATCAGACTCTCTCTCCTCAGCTTCTCTTTGGGTCTGGACAGATGGGGACCCGCACAGCAAAGCCATGGCCCTGGAGGAGCCATTAGCAGAGAAGTCCCAAATAAGCCACCTCCTCAcgtctctgttctattccaccTGCCCGGTTCGCCTTCTTCTTCAAGGTCAGGGTTAAAGGCGGTGACTGAGCAGGGCCGTGAAGGTGGCAGGAGAACCCTAAAATAGTGTGCAGGTGGTTAAAGGGCGCCCAGAAGGGCCCAGAGCTCCCCCTGCACAGGGACCAGCCCTTGCGGGGTCCCTGAGGTGGGAGAGAACAGCCCCCACACACGGCAGGGCACGTAGATCCCGCCAGGATCCCACCAGGCGAGGCCGAGAGACTGAGGTGAAGGAGCTGAGCCGGGCAGcggagggggcaggaggcagctCCCAGGGCCTCGAGGGCAGCTCGAGTGTATAAGGCCCGCTCTCCCCAGAAGGTCACCTGTCACAGCTGGAGAAACACAGGATGGCCCAGAGGCACACGGAaaggggggatgggggtggggggggggtaggtagAAAATCTGTTTTAAGATAGGAGACAGTTGAACATATTTAAATGCTGAGGAGAGAAgcaagaaggaagcaggaaatgAATGACAGGGTGGACGCAgagggccccccccaccccgctcccagAAGATGCGAGGGAGCTGAGATTCAGGGCCCGGGAGGAAGCCCCAGCCTCGGGGTGCGAGATCgtcttttattttaggaaaagacGGCCCGAGATGGGGTGGGTTTGTAAGTGGCAAGAAATTGAGGGGAGTCCTGTACCCTAGAACAGGAGCAAAATCTTACTAAAGGAGTCTCAGTGAGCTAgctaagctttattattttttttaagtttatctattttgagagagagagaggggggggggagggaggggcagagggagagggagagagagggaatcccaagcaggctccatgctgtcaacacagagcccagcgcggggctcgaacccgcgagccatgagatcatgacctgagctgaaatcaggactGGAACGCCcaatgaccgagccacccaggcgccccgctcacTAAGCTTTAAGAGTTGAGGACCACCCTTAGCTCTTCTGGCCAACGAATGGCCCCAACGGTCCGGAGGGGGCGGTGGGGCGGGCAGGGGGTACGAGAACGCACCTGCAACCATCACAGTGCCTGGGCTCCTCCCTCTGCGGAGTGGGGTCCTCACCGCACCTGCTCTGCCTGCCGGGCAGCGGTGGGATGAAATGAGGTGTCAAAGGAAATGAGCCTGCAAAGGGTGACAACCGGGAGGGTCCGTGCCTGTGGGATGTgcttctcctgcttctctctgATGGCCCGCGACTCGGAAAGCTCAAGGGCTTTGGCCTCAGGACGACCCGGAGCCCCTCGGTCATCGGCCAGGGTCTGGGGCCACTGAGGAGAATACACAGGAAGTCTCTAATGCTGGACACATGCCCAGGCTTATTCGAGAAGGTTCCCTGGCAGCACCGACCCGCCGCGGTCGGGGAGGCAGAGGGCGTCGCTGGCGGAGGCGGCCCAGCTGGGAGGTACCGGGAGTtcgcgccccctccccacccccctgtgcCAGGTCAGCCCAGCACGCTCGCTGCCCTGAGCCCCGGGTGCGCCGCGCCCGGCAACTCATTCCTCGTCCCTCCCGGGCATCCAGACCCCAGAGCGACTCCCGCACACCCGCCGCCCTCGACTTCTCCCCAGTGCCATCGAGCTCAGCACGCAGGGATCAGCGCAGGCACCGCAGAGCCGCACAGAGTCCCTCGGAGGGCCGGTTACCTCGCCGGTTCCTCTGGCCCCGCTCCAGACCCGGGGAACcaggtgggggctgtggggggaggggctgcaaaTCCGCCTGCTGTTCCAGGTCCCCCGGGGGGTCCCCTGCAGGCTAACGTGGGACCACACCACACTCTGCCTGCTCCTCTGCTGCACTGAAACGGAGAGGAAATTCCCAGGCCATAAATCTTTGTCTCCCCGTGAATAGGGCTCTGAGACTGCCCGCTTCTTGGGCTGGGCTTCCCAGAACAGGAGAGGATCTCTGGGGCTTTCAGTGCGTCCTCCTGGGGGTCCCCTGGCAACTTGGGGGCGCTCTGTCCCCGATCATGCAGGGGAAGcgggagagaggcctgggagcGTCCACCTGACACGGCCCGGGTCCCGGGTCCCGTGTCCGCGCTTGTCCTTTGAcgtggccggggcggggggcggggggaggtgggggctgttGAAACAGAAGCTGTTGGAAAACAGGGCGCCGTCGCCCAAAGAAGAAAAGTTCAGAATCTATTGGTCTCGTCCAACCCCTtattttgcaaattaaaaccgcaaaaagcaaaaccaaaaaccgGAGGTCCGGATGCTAGAGGGGCGTTTCTCGGGGGCCACACGAGGCCAAGCAGACGCCCACCCCCAGATCACCGGGTGTCTTGCTGGCCGGAGACTTGACTCGGTTGGACTGACTTGAGCTGTAACAGAGCTACATCTGGTGATGTCCCCGCGCACGGAAAACCCACGCGGTACATGTTACTCGTGTTTTGGTGGAATTGTCAGTTTGCATTTGTACACGCTTTTCACTTTTAATTGTATTTGAGGCTGGAGGCGCTCAAGGAGCCGGAAGGGTGCAGAGGCCCGTGGCCGGAGGAAAGCCAAGGCCCCAGCCCGGGCAGggggccccccccaccccgagggtACTTTTTTCACTGACTTTAGCACTCACAGAGCAGGCTCCAAAGCCCAGCGCTTCGACGTCCCAGAATTTATCAGAATCTGGGATGCTGCCTCGTTTTATCAGAGGTGACATCGTCAAGTGGCGCATTAAACTATGTTCATCCCGCAAATATTCTCGAAGCTTCGGATAAGCGCCGGGCGCCGCTTTGGATGTGGGCGGCGGCCGTGAGCCGGGAAACGCGGCAGCTACAGCATCACACAGGGGCTGGGGGGACGTGAGCAACACACACGGGCAAACAGCCAGCAGGAAGTGGCGAGGTGAGGACAGAACCGCACGAAGGAACGACCCGGACGGCGGCCAGGTGTCCACTGGGCCGAGCGCTCAGACCGAACCCGCCAGCCGCAGCTGCGCCCCGACGTCTCCCGCTCGCTCGGTCAGCGTGAGGAGTTGTCGACCGAAGGCTGCCAGAGAGCACGGTGCTCGGGGAAAGGAGACGGCCTGTGGCTCAACAATTTGGCCCCAACCCCCGCGCCCTTCTCCACGGTGCTCCCTCTGCCAGGCTGCGGCGGGCCGGCTGCAGGAGCCCCAgccagaagccagaagccagaaACCACCGTCCGGGTTTACCTCTGTGACTCTGCGTGCCAAGGCCACGGCCACCCCACCTCGTTCTTCTAACACGGTAGACGCTTCCATCGGACCAGCTGGTTCTTTGGAGAGATTTTGCAAATTTCATCTCTGATCCACTGAGTAGCGATTTACTAATTTGGGATTCAGAAAGCGGCCCCCGCCAGCCCCATGCgcaaacacacatgcacgcgtacatgcacacacacgtatgcacacgTACTCACACATGAACACACGCGTGTGTACTCACACATGCACGCGCGTGCTCGCACGCATACACGCACACGTACTCACACCTGCGCACACCCATACACACGTACTCACACATGCACGCGCGTGCACACTCGCATGCGTACACGCACACGTGCTCACACCTGCACACGCACCGTGCACACGtattcacacatgcacacactcacgtGTACTCACACATGCACGCGTGTGCATGCTCGCACAAGTACAAGCACACGTACCCACACCtgcacacacccatacacatactcacacatgcacacgtgcacgcacacacacactaaacacTTCTCCTGAGAAAGGCTGCAGACCTTCATTATCCAATACAAACGCTCTCACCAGAGAAGACCTTATCCCCTGTAGAGATTTCATGACACCCTATGGGGTCGCTCTGCTCTCTGGGTCAAATCCTTCTTCCCGGGCAAGAGAGGGTCTGTCTGGGGTCCTGACCCAGGGCACTGAGAGAGGCTTGGGGGTCAGGCCACCTGGAAGGGAGAGGCTTCCCTTCCCCGAGGGGGCAGCAAGCTGATAACAGAACAGCAAGGGTGCAACGTTTTCTCCCCATCTGTGGACAGGGCTAAGGACAGGGGAGGCCTCGGGGATCCCCCCCCCAGTctcccagaagaggaaatggagggaCAGGACAAGTGGAGCATCTCGGAGCAGCCACCAGGCCGCTctgtgggagggggcaggagaggcgGGAAGAATGACCCCGGCATGGACGAGGCCTGGCACTCGGGATGTCCAGTCGGGCTGACTGCGCATGGCCTCGTCGGAAggggtgtgcaggggaggggaggcaggggtccATGCCTAACTCGACACCTTCCAGAAGCTCGCCTGGTGCCGCGTCACCCGAAGTCTGTGCCATCCAGTCCAGTGCCATCCAGAACTGGTTTCTGAACTTTAGGAAACATCCACACAGCCCTTCCCTCCAAGGAAATATTACCAGAAACCCAGTTCGTGAAGCATAAATGGACTTTTCTGGTGGAGGCGGGGGCTGCAGCCCCTCTCAGCATAAAACCCGATGGCAGCGCCTCGGGGCCCTGAGGGTTCCTTGGCGGCTCCGGGCTTGCAGGGGGGCAAAGAAATGAGGCATCGAGGCATCGAGGCACCGCCAGAGGTCAAATTCCAGGCCTCCCCCCCACCATTTACATATCAGGCTTATGAAAAGATTTCTTGGCGGGAGGGGgaacttccctttaaaaaaaaccatccCCCAGTATacttgaaattctttaaaatagtgtttattaCTGATTCTGTGGCTGTAAAAGAGTAAGAGAATACCGTGTGTTCTCGTAAGCAAGTCACCATGGCTTGTCCCGACAGAGGCCATCAAAGCTGGGGTGTGGGTAGTTCGTCCCCCTGGAGAATCACAAGCCGGGTCAGGCGGGTGATCAGAAAGCGGAGAGGCAAACCCCATCCCGCAAGGGCCATGCCCACTTGCCTTCTCAAGCGCTTTTGCTGCAACACCCAGAGCCTGTGGGGGACGCGCGGACAAAGCAGGAGTTGCCGACGGGGCGGCCGAAAGACACAGCTAAAGACAGTGTTCGCGGCGGCCACACCGTTTCCCGAGCAGTCCTGTGATAGCGCAGATGCCTCGCCGCCCTCCCAGACCCGTGCTGTCGAGGGGAGACCCACCTTTGTGGCCCTGCCTTAGCGGGGACACAGCGCGAGAGACGCCATTTGGATAGTGACCTTGCTCCTGGCTCCAGCTTATCTGTCTACCCCGCTGGCTTTTAATCTGATTTTCCTAACCGACTGGTGTCTTCTCTCGGACGCATTTGCAAACCGCGTGCAAGAGGGCCGCCCGGCCCACGGCGGGAGAACATGGTCCACACGAGACCACCCTCGCCTCTGACGCCCGCTGCACGTTCCACGGGGTTCCCGGAACCACCTCAGGTTCAGTAATTTgctagaaggactcacagaacACACTGAAAGCCTTTATGTTTGCCATTGTGCCTTATGACAGGGAAAGGCTGCCCGTGAAAGGCAGCCTCGAGCAGAAGGGCACGGGCCCGGGGCAAGTACCAAACGCGTCCTGTCCCCGGTTACGCTCCGCACCCACATGACAACAGTGAGCTTGATGACCTCAGCCCACGCGGCTGCCCGTTAGCGTCCGCCCTTCTGAAGGCCCGGGCTCGTACCTTCCGCATCCCGTCCCTCTGGCGGCAGAAATGATGCCACATGTCCCGAAACCCTCATCATAAGCCACGTTGTTAGACTGTCTGGTGGCCGAGGTCCCTGTGCAAACAGAGACACTCCTATGGGACACGACACCCCTAAGGACCAACCCAGCAGCCCCTGGCAAAGGCCAGACCTCTCCTTGGGTAAAGTTAATTCTGCACGACACAACGTTAAATTCACTTGCAGGCAAGGTgacaaggaggaaagaagaaacgCGCCAACCTTCCAAAGTGCATCCGTCCAGGCGCGACCGGACCCCTGACCGCTGCCCGTCGCTGGAGGTAACACCCCCAGGGAGAAGCAAAGGGACACCGTGTGCCCACAGCCTCTGAGCCCCTCTGTGAGCTGGCTGTGCTGCTCGCgtgggagcagggggcaggggggtgccCGGCCCTGAGCAGGAGAAGAGGGACATCTCCCAGCACCCTCTGGGAGGAGGAACAGCACCGAGATGCCGGTGGACTCCGGGGTGGACAGGCCTCACCCCCCTCTGCTCTGTGACCAGGTGAGGGATTCCCAGGCCGAGTAGGTGATGTGGACACAGTGCGGTACCAGGGGAGGCCTGGAGGCTTTGCAGAAGTATCTGGAAAGGACGTCGAGTCAAGCTCAGAGCTGgcgcccagggcccagggcctctGAGCCGCTCTCGCCAGGGTCCAGGTAGAGGTTCCTCTCCTGCAGACAAGACAGGCCACGGGGTGTGCCGCGTACCGAAAgcctgtgtccccccaaatttgtATGCCGAAGCCACACACCCCCCCCAAGAGATGGTCTTTGGAGTTGCAGCCTATGGGAGGTCACGAGGCGGGGCCTCATGGCGACATTAGCAccctgagaagaagagagagcagagggtctcctccccccacccctcccccaccccccaagcctaAAGAAGGGAACCCAGCATGAGCCTGACCTTCCTACCATCTCGACACcccacttccagcctccaggacagTGAGGACATATTTTCATTGTTGAAGGTCCCTCGCCCCACCGCCCGGACACTTCGTGATGGCAGCCGAGCGTCTGTTAgagggagaggcggggagagccCCACAGAGGCACGCacgggagaaggagcagagagaggcgggCGCGGGGCCCTGTGTGCAGGTGGGCTCCAGACCCTCAGGAAGCCTGGCCCCCCTCCATTCTTCCCCGTGTGCAGGCGCCCTCTCCGTGGAGCCCGCCGCGCCTCCTTCTCCCCTGTTGCTGGAGTGGACCTCTCTGCGGACCGGACTCTGCCACTCACCCTGCACCCTGACCTCCTGCTGGGGGCTCTGCTTCTGGGCCACACCACCCTCAAGGGTGGCCCGGCACCAGGAAAGCCCAGAGTCTCTCTCCTGGGCTCCCGGGAGGCAGAGCTCCGGGTGGGAGCCCCGGTCCTGCAAGGTGCTGGCATCTCtgtggaaggagaagaggagccTCAGGGCCGACTTCTGGGGGTGCAGCTTCGTCTGGCATCTCGGGGTCAGCGGGCTCCCCTCACGGAGCTCGGGAGAGGGGACAGCGCTCAGCACAGGAGGCGGGAACGGCTCTGGGGAGACGTGGGCCCAGGCTCAGGGGGGGCCTCCAGAACCCTGAGTCCCCAGAGGCCGGGGTCCAAGCCAGAGCGCATCCCAGGTCACAGCCCCACGCCCCACGGGAGACCCTGTCATTGTGTCCCAGGACCCGCCTCCCAGCTACGACCCACACCGCCAGAGCCTCTCTGGAGTCCCGAGCCAAAGCCAGAGGGCCGTAGGGGTCAGCTGGTCCCCGGAGGGGAAGGGTCTGGCCCAGGCTGGTTCAGGGCACTTCCTTCCCCTGGCTCTAGACGGGGGCCCTGTGGTCGCCCGGCATCAGGGGCAGCCAGAGGGACAGCTGCTGACCTCTAGAGACCAGATCCCTGAGCAgcatcccagccccacccccgacccccctGAGATGGTGATTCACCTTGGACTTGAACCTTGACCAGCTCTGAGGTTTGTCTGCCCAGGTATGGGACGTAGGCCACCTTCCCAGAGCAGCTGTA includes:
- the LOC123585795 gene encoding Fc receptor-like protein 6, with the translated sequence MWLRPPAWALAPWTLAPGVRSHVLCCSPAQDLLGKEPVPAGGWGAVFKYEGLTEGQGENGHAVCGSRATLFPCLTAWLHLRAWPDPVFEADALTLRCHGSANNVLSQVKFYKDRRLLQTPKTRWSLSVGTATLESSGQYSCSGKVAYVPYLGRQTSELVKVQVQEPFPPPVLSAVPSPELREGSPLTPRCQTKLHPQKSALRLLFSFHRDASTLQDRGSHPELCLPGAQERDSGLSWCRATLEGGVAQKQSPQQEVRVQDARLPSRSVRAVGRGTFNNENMSSLSWRLEERNLYLDPGESGSEALGPGRQL